GCAACTGTTTAACAAAAACACAGGTCTATGCTAAGCTGTAAGGCGATGTATATGGGCTGACACCTGCCCAGTGCCGGAAGGTTAAGAGGAGGAGTGAGAGCTCCGAATTGAAGCCCCGGTGAACGGCGGCCGTAACTATAACGGTCCTAAGGTAGCGAAATTCCTTGTCGGGTAAGTTCCGACCTGCACGAATGGTGTAATGATTTGAGCGCTGTCTTGACGGGAGGCCTGGTGAAATTGTACTACCGGTGAAGATACCGGTTACCTACAGTAGGACGGAAAGACCCCATGGAGCTTTACTGTAGCTTGGTATTGGGTTTTGGCATTGCATGTATAGGATAGTTGGGAAACTAAGAAGGTATGGCGCTAGCTGTATTGGAGTTGTCGGTGGAATACCAACCATTCAATGTTGAAATTCTAATCTGTGGTTTGTAGCCACGGAAACAGTGCTAGGTGGGCAGTTTGACTGGGGCGGTCGCCTCCGAAAGAGTAACGGAGGCGTTCAAAGGTTCTCTCAGGTTGGATGGAAATCAACCGCAGAGTGCAATGGCATAAGAGAGCTTAACTGCAAGACTGACGGGTCGAGCAGGTGCGAAAGCAGGACATAGTGATCCGGCGATTCCGAATGGAAGGGTCGTCGCTCAACGGATAAAAGCTACCCTGGGGATAACAGGCTGATTTTGCCCGAGAGTCCATATCGACGGCAAAGTTTGGCACCTCGATGTCGGCTCATCGCATCCTGGGGCTGGAGAAGGTCCCAAGGGTTGGGCTGTTCGCCCATTAAAGCGGTACGTGAGCTGGGTTCAGAACGTCGTGAGACAGTTCGGTCCCTATCCACTGTAGGCGTTAGAATATTGAGAAGATCTGTCCTTAGTACGAGAGGACCGGGATGGACAAACCTCTGATGTACCAGTTGTCACGCCAGTGGCACAGCTGGGTAGTCACGTTTGGAACGGATAACCGCTGAAAGCATCTAAGCGGGAAACCAGCTTCAAGATAAGTATTCTTTAAGACTCCTTCGAGACTAGAAGGTTGATAGGTTGGGGGTGTAAGGGCTGCGAGGCTTTTAGCTGACCAATACTAATAAGTCAAAGTTTTAACCTAAAGATTGAAAAGCGCGAAAGCGTATACTACTATATAGTTTCAAGTGTCTATTAGAAGAGAAAAAGACACAGCTTGGTAAGAATAGCTGCGGGGGTACACCTGGTCCCATTCCGAACCCAGAAGTTAAGCCCGTAAACGCTGAAAGTACTTGGAGGGAAGCCTCCTGGGAGGATAGGAACTTGCCAAGCTTTTTTTATTTTTTGAAATAAATAAAAAAGATTCTTCTTACTTAATAGCTTACATTCTGAATTTTTAAACTTAATTTAAAAAAAATACTTTTTTATTAAAAATTATATATATAACTACTGTTATTATTTTGAAGTCTAGTGAAGTTATGATATAATATAACGAAAGGAAGTGATAGGAATGTCATATCTTATAGATTTACATATACATACTAATGTAAACCCACATGCATATAGTACATTAGAAGAAGATATAAATTCTGCTTTAAAAAAGGGAATGAAGGTTATAGCAATAACTAATCATGGACCAGCATTGCAAGATTCTCCTCATTGGTGGAGTTTGGTAAATATGAAGGTAATTCCTCGAGAAGTAGAAGGAATGAAAATACTAAGAGGAGTAGAAACTAACTTAGTAGATGATTGTGGAAATTTTGATATAAATCAAAGAGTATATGATGCAATGGATATAATTCTTTGTGGTCTTCACCCAGTAGAACTATATGGGGAAGTAGGAAATAAGGAAAAAAATACTAGAGCAGTACTTAATATCATGAAAAAGCAAAAAATAGATATAATGGTTCATTTGGGGAATCCACAATTTCCTATTGATTATGAAGCAGTTGTAAAAGCAGCTAAAGAATTAAACATAGCAATAGAGCTTAATAATTCATCTTTAGTTTCCTCAAGATTAGGTTCAGAACCTAATTGTCAAAAAATATTAGAACTATGTAAGAAACATGGTTGCATGATTTCATTAGGAACAGATTCACATATTTCTTATGATATAGGGAATTTTGAGCAAGCTGAAAGACTTTTAAATAACACTAATTTTCCAGAGAAGTATATAATAAACTCATCAATAGAAAACCTTGAGAACTTCCTTAGATTAAGAAAAAACCTAAGAGTAAAAGATATTTAAAAAACACCTGTTATATAATACTTTACTAATAATATTACATATGTTATAATTAAAAATAATTATTTATATATTTAGGAGGTAAAGTTAATGTTAGCAATAGGTGATTTAAAAATAAACATCCCAATTATTCAGGGTGGAATGGCAATCAGAGCATCAATGGCAAAACTAGCTGCTGCTGTTGCAAATGAAGGTGGAATAGGAGTAATTGCTGGAACAGCATTATCAATAGATGAACTAAAAAAGGAAATCAAAAGAGCTAAAGATATGATTGTAAATAAAGGAGGAGCATTAGGTGTAAATATTATGTATGCTACTACTAATTTTATGGATCTTGTGCATGCTTCTATTGAGGCAGGTATTGATGTTATCATATTTGGTGCTGGATTTTCTAGAGATATATTTGAAGTAGCTAAAGGCACAGGAGTAAAAATAATACCAGTAGTTTCATCACTTAAATTAGCTAAAATTTCTCAAAAATTAGGAGCTGATGCTATTGTTGTTGAAGGTGGGAATGCAGGAGGACACTTAGGAACAGAAAAAGATTCATGGGATATAGTTGGAGAAATTGCTGAAAATATTTCTATTCCAGTTTTTGGAGCAGGAGGTGTAATAACTCCTGAAGATGCAGAAAGAATGCTTGCATTAGGAGCTGATGGAGTTCAAATGGGAAGCAGATTTATAGCTGCTGAAGAATGCGAAGTAGATGATTTCTTTAAACAAATGTATATTAACTGTAAAGAAGGAGATGTAGTTGAAATGATGAGTTCTGCTGGCTTACCAGCAAATGCTATTGTTTCCCCTTATGTAAAAAAAGTTTTGAATGAAACTACTGAACCACCAAAGAGTTGTAATAAATGCTTGAAAAAGTGCACATATAAATTTTGTGTAAATGAAAGATTAGTAAAAGCACATGATGGAAACTATGAGGAAGGAATATTTTTTGCTGGAAGAGATGCATGGAAAATTAATGAAATTCTTTCAGTTAAAGAAATTTTTGATAGATTTAAAAAAGTATTCAAGGAATAATTTATATTTTTAGGAGGATTTATGAGTAATAACGAGATCTGTAAACTACTTGGAATCAAATATCCAATCATACAAGGAGCAATGGCATGGATTGCTAATGGTAATCTTGCTGGACACGTTTCTAAAGAGGGAGGTCTAGGAATCATTGCTGGTGGAGGAATGCCTTGTGATATTTTGAGACAAGAAATCAGAAAAGCTAAAGCTATAACTTCTAATCCATTTGGAGTAAATTTAATGCTCATGATGGCAGATGTAGAAGAACAAATTAACATCTGTATAGAAGAAAAAGTCCAAGTAGTGACAACAGGAGCAGGAAATCCAGGACCTTATATGGAAAAATTAAAGGCAGCAGGAATAAAAGTTTTGCCAGTAGTGGCTTCAGTAGCATTAGCCAAGAGAATGGAAAGAATTGGAGCTGATGCTGTAATAGCTGAAGGTATGGAAGGAGGAGGTCATATAGGAAGTATAACAACTATGGCTCTCGTACCTCAAGTAGTAGAAAAAGTTGGTATTCCTGTAATTGCAGCAGGAGGAATTGCAGGAGGAGAACAATTTTTAGCAGCTCTTTCATTAGGAGCTTCTGGTATACAGATAGGAACTAAATTTTTAGTAGCTGAAGAGTGTACAATACATGAAAATTACAAACAAGCTATATTAAAGGCTAAGGATAGATCAACTGTATCAACTGGAAACTATACGGGGCATCCTGTAAGGGTTATTGAAAATAAATTTGCTAAATTAATATTAGAAAAAGAAAAAGAAGGAGTTCCTAAAGAAGAAATTGAACAAATGGGAACTGGGAAATTAAGACTTGCTGTTGTTGATGGAGATATTGACAATGGTAGTGTAATGGCAGGACAAGTTGCTGCTATGGTAAATGAAAAAGCAACTGTAAAAGAAATTCTTGAAAGTATGATGAAAGGTTTAGAAGAAGCAAAGGAAAATCTAGACAAAAGAATGTCAAGCTGGAAATAATTAATAAAAAAAATGGACTTAAAAATTTATTTAAGGCCATTTTTTTATTAATTAATTTTTTTTGCTGATTCAATAAAAGTAGACATAGTACTTGAAATATATTTATCTTTATGATAAACAATATAATTATTATTTTCTAATTTAAAATCTTCAATAGAAAGTTTTTTCAATTCATTCTTCTCTAACTCTGGTGTAACTAGTATGTCTGGAAGAACAGTTATACCAAGATTATTTTTAACTCCTTGTATCAATGCTTGAGAATTAATGCTTGTCCAAGAAGAAACAGCAAAGATATCTTTACTTGCTAAAGCATTATCTAGACAATCTCTTATGGCGCTTCCCTTTTCTCTCAGTAAAAGATTTTCTTTTAAAAATTCATCAATAGAAATAGATTTTCTTCTTGAAAAAGAGTGTTCAGCAGAACAAATTACACTTAATTCATATGAAGAAAAAAATATTTTGATAAGATTTTCATTTTGTATTCCTCCTTCAATTAGAGCAATGTCGATTTTATTATTTAAAAGCATTTTTTCTATTATAGCAGCACTATTAATTTCAAGTTTTAATGGTGTTTCTGGGTAAATTTTTTTAAAGTTTTTTATAATAGATGGAAGCCAAAAATTACCTATTGTTATACATGAACCAATATGTATAGGAATATCTTTTTCAGAATTATAAAAGTTATTTTCTAAATCATTGTATAACTCAAGAATTCTTAAAGTTTTACTTAGAAAAAGTTTTCCTATTTCAGTTAGATATATCTTTTTAGATATACGGTCAAATAGAACATGTCCAATTTCTTGCTCTAAGTCATTTATTACATGAGATATAGCAGGTTGTGTCATATATAACTTTTCTGCTGCTCGAGTAAAATTCATTTCTTCACAAACAATTTTAAAAATATGAAGATGTCTTATATTCAAAATCTTCCTCCTTTTATCATTATTAAAAAGTAATGATATTAATAAAATAATAACATTTTATTTATTATAAATCAATTGGTATAATAAAAAGAGTAAAAAAGAAAAGGAGCTGAAGAATGAGAAATAATAGGATAAAAATATGTATATGGCTTTTTGGGATAAATTTTTTTATAAGTGCTTTTACTTTTGGAGGAGGGTATATAGTCATTCCTATGATAAAAAAGTATTTTGTAGATAGAAAACAACTTTTTAATAATGAAGAGTTAATGGATATGGCTGCAATAGCTCAATCCTCTCCTGGAGCAATAGCTATTAATCTCACAGTTTTAGCTGGTTATAAAGCAGTAGGAATGATTGGAGCTGTTATAAGTTGTATAGCAGCAGTTTTCCCACCACTTATTATATTAGGAATAATTTCAGTATATTATTTGATGTTTAGGGATAATCAAGTTATTTCCTCTGTACTAAAAGGAATGGAAGCAGGAGTAGGAGCTTTAATAGTAGATATTGTTTTAGATATGAGTAGAGCTGTTTTTAGGGAAAAACAAAAATTGATGTCATTAATTATTCCAGCTACATTTCTAGCTAGCTTTATATTTCAGATGAATGTTATATTTATAATTTTATTTTGTTCAGTGATTTGTTTTATTGATGGTTGGAGAAAGCAGAAAAAGGGAGAGAAAATATGTGGAATTTAATTTTTATTTTATTGATAAGTTTTTTACAAATAGGGTTATTTAGTGTAGGAGGAGGATATGCTACAATTCCATTGATACAAGAACAGGTAGTAAATATACATAAATGGCTGACATTTCAAGAGTTTACTGATATAATAACTATTTCACAAATGACTCCAGGGCCTCTTGCTGTAAATACTTCCACATTTGTAGGAATAAGAATAGCAGGAATACCTGGAGCAATTACTGCAACTTTTGGTTGTGTTATTTCTGGCTTTATAATTTCCATAGCATTGTATAATTTTTTTAATAAATATAGAAAAATTAATACTATTTTAAATGTTCTTAGTGGATTGAGAGCAGTGTCTGTGGGATTGATAGCTTCTTCTGCAAGTACACTAATCTTAATAGCTTTAGGTGGTATATCCAAGTTAGAAGAAATAGGGAGCATTAATATAAATGTAGTAGCAATAGGAATATTTCTTATTTCTATATTTTTGTTAAAAAAATTTAAAATAAATCCAATGTTAATGATGATATTAAGTGGTGCAGCTGGTTTCTTTCTATATTAATTATATGAAATAAAAAAGTGGATAATTTATAAAGAGAAAGATAATATCAATAATTATAACAGCTAAAATTATTAACTGTTTAATTAATGAGGATATGATCTAACTTTTTAGTTATCCACTTTTACAATAATTTTTATATATCTTAAAATTATTTTGACATTTTCTTTTCACCAAGTTTTATCATAATTATAGAAAATATAATGAGAATAAGGCTTACAAGATGAGGTGCTCTTATATTAGCAATCATAAGATCTTCAGCTCTGAAAAAACTTACAAAGATTCTAATTATACTATATATTATAATATAATACCACCACATATATCCAGGGGCTTTATTTTCTCTTTTCCTAAGTACAAACCATATGAAAAGAAAACCAATGAAATTTAAAATAAGTTCATATAGCATAGCTGGATGGAGTGCCATATTAGGAAATTCACTTCCTGCAGGAGATGAACTAGGGAATACAACTCCCCAAGGAACAAGTGTATTGAAGTTCATTTTGTCAATTGCTGGAAGAGAAGTATAATAAGAATACCACTCATAAAATTTTGGCTTTATGCTAAAAATAACATTCCATGGGGTAAAAGTAGGTACACCATGGATTTCACCATTCATAAAATTTCCAAAACGTCCAAGAGCCTGACCTAACAAAAGAGGAGCAGCTGCATAATCTCCTAAAGTTAAAGGATTTAATTTTTTTATTTTAGCATAGATAAAAGTACCAATTATACCTCCGATTATGCCACCATGTATAGCCATTCCTCCATGCCAAGTTGCAAGTATTTCAGACGGATGATAAAGATAATAATCTAGATTAAACATTACATAGTATAATCTACCACCTAATAAACCTGAAATCATAGCAGCAAAAGCATAATTTTCAATTATACTTGTTTTAAAGTTTCTTTCTCTTGCCATATATTTTGCAATTTCTATCCCAATAAAAAAGATAGAGCATACATTAAACCATAAAAACGGATTTCAAATCCGCCTATAGTAAATAGAACTGGATGCATAAAAGTACCTCCTAAATATGAAATTTCTTCAAGAAATTATATCATAATTTACTGAAAAGTGCTAGAAAAGGCTAGTATTAATATTTTTAAAAATGGTATAATAAAATATGCTAGATAAAATAATAAAAAAAAGGAATAGAGAGTGAAAAGAAAGGATATATAGATAAATATAAAGAAAAATATAAACAAAACTACTTTAAATCTTAAATATCCCTTAATTTCAGAAATAAAAAAATTATAAAAATATATCACAAATTTTTCTATTTTGGTAAAAGATATATCTTTTTTATAAAAATTTAATAAAAAAGTTGAAATATTTTGATAAGTCGAATATTATATATATAGGGTTATTTTTTAGAATTATGGAAAGTTATAGGAAAAAGGTATATAGAATAGCTTTCAGGAGGAAGGAATGAAAAAAAGATACTGGTTACTATTCCAATGGAAGAGAAACATAAAAGAAAAATAGCAACTATTGCTTCAGATGCTGAAGTTATATATCTGACACCTGATAAAGCAGAAAAGTCTATAGTACAAGAGGCAGAAATAATTTTAGG
Above is a window of Fusobacterium varium DNA encoding:
- a CDS encoding Nitronate monooxygenase; this translates as MSNNEICKLLGIKYPIIQGAMAWIANGNLAGHVSKEGGLGIIAGGGMPCDILRQEIRKAKAITSNPFGVNLMLMMADVEEQINICIEEKVQVVTTGAGNPGPYMEKLKAAGIKVLPVVASVALAKRMERIGADAVIAEGMEGGGHIGSITTMALVPQVVEKVGIPVIAAGGIAGGEQFLAALSLGASGIQIGTKFLVAEECTIHENYKQAILKAKDRSTVSTGNYTGHPVRVIENKFAKLILEKEKEGVPKEEIEQMGTGKLRLAVVDGDIDNGSVMAGQVAAMVNEKATVKEILESMMKGLEEAKENLDKRMSSWK
- the cysL_2 gene encoding CysJI operon transcriptional activator; this translates as MNIRHLHIFKIVCEEMNFTRAAEKLYMTQPAISHVINDLEQEIGHVLFDRISKKIYLTEIGKLFLSKTLRILELYNDLENNFYNSEKDIPIHIGSCITIGNFWLPSIIKNFKKIYPETPLKLEINSAAIIEKMLLNNKIDIALIEGGIQNENLIKIFFSSYELSVICSAEHSFSRRKSISIDEFLKENLLLREKGSAIRDCLDNALASKDIFAVSSWTSINSQALIQGVKNNLGITVLPDILVTPELEKNELKKLSIEDFKLENNNYIVYHKDKYISSTMSTFIESAKKIN
- a CDS encoding chromate transporter, chromate ion transporter (CHR) family; the protein is MRNNRIKICIWLFGINFFISAFTFGGGYIVIPMIKKYFVDRKQLFNNEELMDMAAIAQSSPGAIAINLTVLAGYKAVGMIGAVISCIAAVFPPLIILGIISVYYLMFRDNQVISSVLKGMEAGVGALIVDIVLDMSRAVFREKQKLMSLIIPATFLASFIFQMNVIFIILFCSVICFIDGWRKQKKGEKICGI
- the lgt gene encoding Prolipoprotein diacylglyceryl transferase — encoded protein: MARERNFKTSIIENYAFAAMISGLLGGRLYYVMFNLDYYLYHPSEILATWHGGMAIHGGIIGGIIGTFIYAKIKKLNPLTLGDYAAAPLLLGQALGRFGNFMNGEIHGVPTFTPWNVIFSIKPKFYEWYSYYTSLPAIDKMNFNTLVPWGVVFPSSSPAGSEFPNMALHPAMLYELILNFIGFLFIWFVLRKRENKAPGYMWWYYIIIYSIIRIFVSFFRAEDLMIANIRAPHLVSLILIIFSIIMIKLGEKKMSK
- the ycdX gene encoding Probable phosphatase YcdX: MSYLIDLHIHTNVNPHAYSTLEEDINSALKKGMKVIAITNHGPALQDSPHWWSLVNMKVIPREVEGMKILRGVETNLVDDCGNFDINQRVYDAMDIILCGLHPVELYGEVGNKEKNTRAVLNIMKKQKIDIMVHLGNPQFPIDYEAVVKAAKELNIAIELNNSSLVSSRLGSEPNCQKILELCKKHGCMISLGTDSHISYDIGNFEQAERLLNNTNFPEKYIINSSIENLENFLRLRKNLRVKDI
- a CDS encoding Nitronate monooxygenase; its protein translation is MLAIGDLKINIPIIQGGMAIRASMAKLAAAVANEGGIGVIAGTALSIDELKKEIKRAKDMIVNKGGALGVNIMYATTNFMDLVHASIEAGIDVIIFGAGFSRDIFEVAKGTGVKIIPVVSSLKLAKISQKLGADAIVVEGGNAGGHLGTEKDSWDIVGEIAENISIPVFGAGGVITPEDAERMLALGADGVQMGSRFIAAEECEVDDFFKQMYINCKEGDVVEMMSSAGLPANAIVSPYVKKVLNETTEPPKSCNKCLKKCTYKFCVNERLVKAHDGNYEEGIFFAGRDAWKINEILSVKEIFDRFKKVFKE
- a CDS encoding chromate transporter, chromate ion transporter (CHR) family, whose product is MWNLIFILLISFLQIGLFSVGGGYATIPLIQEQVVNIHKWLTFQEFTDIITISQMTPGPLAVNTSTFVGIRIAGIPGAITATFGCVISGFIISIALYNFFNKYRKINTILNVLSGLRAVSVGLIASSASTLILIALGGISKLEEIGSININVVAIGIFLISIFLLKKFKINPMLMMILSGAAGFFLY